A region of the Roseobacter denitrificans OCh 114 genome:
CCACAAGCCAGTACATGATTGCCGCGATGGAAAACAGCGCAACGTTCTTGGTCATCTGTGTGCTGGCGTTCTTTGAACGTACCAAGCCGCCTTCCAGCATCGCAAAACCTGCGGCCATGAAGAACACGAGGAAACCGCCGACCAAGAAAAGCAAGCTGTTCATTATCCAGACGAATTCATCTGCGGCGACGGTCGCTACCTCGTCCTGCGCGAACGCCAGCGACGGTAGCGCGATCAATGCGGCGGCCGACGCAAGTGTCTTAAAGTGTGTCATAATACTTATCCCTAAGTTGTCGCAGCTTCAGAGCGCGTCTTCGTTTGTTTCACCGGTCCGCACGCGAACGGCCTGATCGACCGTGAGCACAAAGATCTTTCCGTCACCGATCTTGCCGGTGTGTGCCGTCTTGGTGATTGTTTCGACGATCTGATCGACTGCCGGCTCCGGCACGACGATCTCGATCTTTACCTTCGGCACGAAATTCA
Encoded here:
- a CDS encoding P-II family nitrogen regulator; amino-acid sequence: MKLIIATIKPFKLEEVREALTDAGVRGMMVTEIKGFGSQSGHTEIYRGAEYAVNFVPKVKIEIVVPEPAVDQIVETITKTAHTGKIGDGKIFVLTVDQAVRVRTGETNEDAL